From a region of the Trichoderma atroviride chromosome 6, complete sequence genome:
- a CDS encoding uncharacterized protein (EggNog:ENOG41~TransMembrane:3 (i153-183o203-223i230-249o)) has product MPRAAGSGKRHTGGAGHRDTKHENGLVGPAKRTTGRKGPNHSEGPARPADNGAGHAGPQLVTQGVPNGSSKAGIDFAHHDHRTADTRRSSVGNDSETSTSESCTSHMASGGAVDGGHRQIDVNAMKNTDVHRDSSPLDMVATVLKSLPMQDTLAILIILMQLPTLSLSIIYGIFTCLTFVPTVTTSSGINLNFAEIFDGHSTMPSFVTMFCMDFFFLLIWLFLWQPIQDAILDLAKPIIAITLGGGATYRNGSSRGITTCAVWIAGNQFIRSTRSHWSRFARHIPEDWPVPSALRGTLESTSLMHDKRSAFAWVRSGLAIHILTQGLVRYIREWYLRREKASAAAGQHDPEAGKSVATISINGEVPHDTGFNTPDTEAGCAQLPPPPPTNKKRRKQGTQVRLQQPLWAALASTKIVVMKEYESSHVSSKSLGVNTTDIHNLGNAPFNTQPKQIWISYIGCDEACFNTSNFPDVEDVPLPLTTPNGQPIARPTGVDTSKPFYVKVNNAFWQPTRIFPVVDEDDSGRGGETRWTGDIYGLRPSSKYVCEFVDTRTDKVIFSTNIRTVKEPARENDGAPVAVSGNQQSLQPDSPATTLRISIAAAEAKLNDEKNRLKTWRKEWKSRVNALKKENELLDNQIGSAGHNDDKYRQKVRQQEIQKAQAERETGTIVEQLKKFDSSPELAEKKQGMERTYTNEKKLYDAAQKSFREYKAKLEGEVHTKENENSNLITKRNKIATRIAKVENELANIADANNRGLNEVERRKRERANWQEQVINTEKAYHDQLGQIYATNNAKVEHIRSLQNQIQGIQNFLSQASNMPVEMAPLDAAAVTTHPAFQSPRPPQQQLPPPQAQPQTPWHPNPIGYPPNMFVPLPNGENHSTSSLPFTLPGIAAWQSPPMTNFDNRGTKSRGRSSSMLSDVSGFTQPSDEEPRSPIGMGMNMARRPMYTKRFGVHDSRGSTGSGGSGGSGGSGGSGSMGDPSSPS; this is encoded by the coding sequence ATGCCTCGCGCAGCAGGATCGGGCAAGCGACATACAGGTGGCGCCGGTCATCGCGACACGAAGCACGAGAATGGGCTCGTAGGCCCGGCGAAACGAACCACTGGCAGGAAGGGCCCCAATCACTCCGAAGGCCCTGCGAGGCCCGCCGACAATGGCGCCGGCCACGCAGGGCCGCAGCTTGTGACGCAGGGCGTGCCCAACGGCAGCTCCAAGGCCGGCATCGACTTTGCCCACCACGATCACCGCACCGCCGATACCCGCAGGTCCTCTGTCGGCAACGATTCTGAGACGTCCACCTCGGAGTCGTGCACCTCGCACATGGCATCTGGCGGCGCCGTCGATGGCGGCCATCGCCAGATCGACGTCAACGCCATGAAGAACACCGATGTGCACCGCGACTCGAGCCCCCTCGACATGGTGGCCACCGTCCTCAAGTCCCTGCCGATGCAGGATACgctcgccatcctcatcatcctcatgCAGCTCCCGACTCTTTCCCTCTCCATCATCTACGGCATCTTCACCTGCTTGACCTTTGTTCCCACCGTCACCACAAGCTCGGGCATCAACCTCAACTTTGCCGAAATCTTTGATGGCCACTCGACCATGCCTTCCTTCGTCACCATGTTTTGCAtggatttctttttcctcctcatctGGCTCTTTCTTTGGCAGCCAATCCAAGATGCTATTCTGGATCTTGCCAAGCCCATCATTGCCATCACTCTCGGCGGCGGTGCTACTTATCGGAATGGCAGCTCGAGAGGGATCACGACTTGTGCCGTCTGGATTGCGGGTAACCAGTTCATCCGTAGTACACGAAGCCATTGGTCCCGCTTTGCCAGGCACATCCCCGAAGACTGGCCTGTCCCTTCTGCCCTGAGAGGCACGCTCGAATCCACATCACTCATGCACGATAAGAGAAGTGCGTTTGCGTGGGTACGAAGCGGATTGGCCATTCATATCTTGACTCAGGGCTTGGTCAGATACATCCGAGAGTGGTACctgagaagggaaaaagccAGCGCGGCAGCTGGCCAGCATGACCCCGAGGCTGGGAAATCCGTcgccaccatctccatcaatgGCGAAGTTCCGCACGACACGGGCTTCAACACTCCGGACACGGAGGCCGGGTGTGCTCAGCTCCCACCTCCACCCCCTAccaataagaaaagaagaaagcaaggTACGCAAGTCAGACTACAGCAGCCGCTCTGGGCGGCGCTGGCTAGCACCAAGATTGTCGTAATGAAAGAATACGAATCGTCTCACGTGTCCTCCAAATCACTCGGCGTCAACACGACAGATATACACAATCTCGGGAATGCGCCTTTCAACACTCAGCCTAAACAGATATGGATATCGTATATTGGCTGCGACGAAGCATGTTTTAACACTAGCAATTTCCCCGACGTCGAGGACGTGCCGCTGCCCCTTACCACCCCCAATGGACAGCCCATCGCGCGACCCACTGGCGTCGACACGTCCAAACCTTTCTACGTCAAGGTCAATAATGCATTTTGGCAGCCTACTCGTATTTTTCCAGTtgttgacgaagacgacagCGGCCGAGGAGGTGAAACTCGCTGGACGGGAGACATTTATGGTCTTCGGCCGTCGTCAAAGTACGTGTGTGAATTTGTGGACACTAGGACTGACAAGGTCATCTTCTCAACCAACATCCGCACTGTGAAAGAGCCAGCACGCGAAAACGACGGTGCACCGGTTGCTGTGTCCGGCAACCAGCAATCCCTCCAGCCCGATTCTCCCGCCACCACCCTGCGTATTTCCATTGCGGCCGCTGAAGCCAAGCTCAACGACGAAAAAAATCGCCTCAAGACTTGGCGCAAGGAGTGGAAGTCCAGAGTTAACGCCCtaaagaaggagaatgagCTCCTTGACAACCAGATAGGCTCAGCCGGTCACAACGACGACAAATATCGACAAAAAGTTCGACAGCAAGAGATACAGAAAGCACAGGCCGAGCGTGAAACGGGAACCATagtcgagcagctcaagaagTTTGACAGCTCCCCGGAActggccgagaagaagcaagggatGGAACGGACCTACACTAATGAGAAGAAGCTATATGATGCAGCTCAGAAGAGTTTCCGCGAATACAAGGCGAAGTTGGAGGGTGAAGTTCATACCAAGGAAAACGAGAACAGCAACCTCATCACCAAGCGTAACAAGATCGCCACTCGCATCGCCAAGGTCGAAAATGAGCTTGCCAACATTGCCGATGCAAACAATCGGGGCCTCAACGAGGTGGAGCGGCGAAAGCGGGAGCGCGCCAACTGGCAGGAGCAGGTCATCAACACGGAAAAGGCCTATCATGATCAGCTCGGGCAGATTTATGCAACGAACAATGCAAAGGTCGAGCATATTCGCAGCCTCCAGAATCAGATACAAGGAATTCAAAACTTCTTGAGTCAGGCTAGCAACATGCCCGTGGAGATGGCCCCtctcgatgccgccgccgtgacTACGCATCCTGCGTTTCAGTCGCCGCggccgccacagcagcagctccccCCGCCTCAGGCCCAGCCGCAAACTCCCTGGCATCCCAACCCGATTGGTTATCCGCCCAACATGTTTGTGCCACTGCCAAATGGCGAGAATCactcaacctcttctctccctttcaCTCTGCCTGGCATCGCTGCATGGCAGTCCCCGCCTATGACCAATTTCGATAATCGCGGCACCAAGTCGCGCG
- a CDS encoding uncharacterized protein (EggNog:ENOG41), producing MPRLAPALEIFPTLARFQTIRPRRLAEVPIGGPSHEVSPRALQQSAIHLYHDLGVIVFAGCSVAEVRRIGDVLKEVVALGGLGGVVARLDGWEGEVVRRRERSLKGKGELYRDLDEKRTGIIRPEVLLQLATTRFEETLKERIPELRAAKDIDIRETQVILPGSPPPRGIINKTANGPRRLPIESFTTMGVNRVSGYTIGETRFFTVGSGNYVGGARVDYLMLKYEEDKQKKDGEKNGNKSASTSISVKPFWGHGNLKQRRRVGYEEQTAIFDQVIGKLMQPLWELERSVWADQAGELERRREKKKWGGDDTQVNDA from the exons ATGCCGCGCCTCGCCCCAGCCCTCGAAATCTTCCCTACGCTCGCCCGCTTCCAGACCATTCGCCCACGGCGCCTCGCCGAAGTCCCCATCGGCGGGCCCTCTCACGAAGTCTCGCCAAGAGCCCTGCAGCAGAGCGCCATCCACCTGTACCACGATCTCGGGGTGATTGTCTTTGCGGGTTGTTCTGTCGCGGAGGTGCGCCGGATAGGCGATGTGTTGAAGGAGGTTGTCGCCCTGGGCGGGCTGGGCGGCGTGGTGGCGAGGCTGGACGGGTGGGAGGGCGAGGTtgtgaggaggagggagaggagctTGAAGGGGAAAGGGGAGCTGTATAGGGATTTGGACGAGAAGAGG ACTGGCATCATCAGACCCGAGGTGCTGCTACAGCTTGCGACGACACGGTTCGAAGAGACGCTCAAGGAAAGGATACCGGAGCTGAGGGCGGCAAAGGACATTGACATACGAGAAACGCAAGTCATTCTCCCGGGGTCACCTCCTCCGAGAGGCATCATCAAT AAAACGGCCAACGGCCCGCGCCGCCTCCCCATCGAATCCTTCACAACAATGGGCGTCAACCGCGTCAGCGGCTACACCATTGGCGAGACGCGCTTCTTCACCGTCGGCTCGGGCAACTACGTTGGCGGCGCACGAGTCGACTACCTGATGCTGAAATACGAAGAGGacaagcagaagaaggatggCGAGAAGAACGGGAACAAGAGCGCAAGCACGAGCATAAGCGTAAAGCCATTCTGGGGACACGGGAACCTCAAGCAGCGACGGAGGGTTGGTTATGAGGAGCAGACTGCGATATTCGACCAGGTTATCGGCAAGCTGATGCAGCCGCTGTGGGAACTGGAGCGCAGTGTGTGGGCTGATCAAGCCGGGGAGCTGGAGAGgcggagggagaagaagaaatggggAGGCGACGATACCCAGGTGAATGATGCTTGA
- a CDS encoding uncharacterized protein (EggNog:ENOG41), giving the protein MSDYSAIYLYASTIGAPMPLDRASRREKQARRPNSTPDGSLAARRHSRSSSSDQASMSSRSSHYTARQLSLSGSYSQGPASAAAASTASATTTSSSTTTPTASTATSSPNLTSSISNNSSASSGSFSKHHGNQHHPPPLAPAASSAQLPPQPPTPGRAARTLSRLHRARLSGSLLDAGAARNAQDLDPAKFVRQMTGFPASRAESVSSASGQTSTSSRTVLSTDPSASLVAARPFVQRNGRTFLNDETLPYPLPSDLTELHRQALRTMLLIQVIGAPVLSPGLIKKPPQRVLEIGCGSGFWSTMCHQYFKSRGHGGLSFTGIDIAPLGPDNSSSASEDAMKPSGDMQWKFIQHDLRQIPWPIPSEEYDLVMVKDVSYAVTNKMMPTFIEECVRMVRPGGTFEMWDSDHLIRSLRPHVPTSTVSAEDAEQQAAAASLGAYPSPLSEFRWEKEGIGGVITTDSKTESKGKEPPSTPRADKKTLTAGQIALRQTALLTQVQEIQALEPILREVSGKSQDEWDMWLGKMMSDLMDDNRTSLSECLEFGAWYAKKKKSFDFYMLLVNMIS; this is encoded by the exons ATGTCCGACTACAGCGCCATCTACCTGTACGCCAGCACCATCGGCGCGCCAATGCCCCTCGACAGGGCCTCGCGACGGGAGAAGCAGGCCCGGCGCCCCAACTCCACGCCCGACGGGTCCCTGGCAGCGCGGCGACACTcgcgcagctccagcagcgaccAGGCGTCCATGAGCAGCCGCTCGTCGCACTACACGGCGCGCCAGCTGTCGCTGTCCGGCTCGTACTCGCAGGGCCCCgcctcagctgctgctgctagcactgccAGCGCTACGACTACTAGTAGCAGCACCACGACGCCGACCGCTAGCACCGCGACCTCTTCTCCTAATctcaccagcagcatcagcaacaacagcagcgccagcagcggcagcttctccaaaCACCACGGCAATCAACACCACCCGCCGCCCCTCGCGCCCGCCGCCTCGTCCGCGCAGCtcccgccgcagcctcccACGCCTGGCCGGGCCGCCAGGACCCTCTCCCGCCTGCATCGCGCCAGGCTCAGCGGCTCGCTGCTCGATGCCGGCGCCGCGAGAAATGCCCAGGACCTCGACCCGGCAAAGTTTGTGCGACAAATGACGGGCTTCCCGGCCAGCCGCGCCGAGTCCGTCTCGTCCGCCAGCGGCCAgacctcgacctcgtcgcGCACCGTCCTCTCCACCGATCCCTCGGCcagcctcgtcgccgccCGGCCCTTTGTGCAGCGCAATGGCCGCACCTTTCTCAACGATGAGACCCTGCCGTACCCTCTGCCCTCGGACCTCACCGAGCTGCACAGACAGGCGCTGCggacgatgctgctgatcCAGGTCATTGGCGCGCCCGTCCTGTCGCCGGGCCTGATCaagaagccgccgcagcgCGTGCTGGAGATTGGCTGCGGGTCTGGCTTCTGGAGCACCATGTGCCACCAGTACTTCAAGAgccgcggccatggcgggctGTCCTTCACGGGCATCGACATTGCGCCGCTGGGGCCCGacaacagctccagcgcctccgAGGACGCCATGAAGCCCAGCGGCGACATGCAGTGGAAGTTTATCCAGCACGACCTCCGCCAGATCCCTTGGCCGATCCCCTCGGAAGAGTACGACCTCGTCATGGTCAAGGACGTGAGCTACGCGGTGACGAACAAGATGATGCCGACCTTTATCGAGGAGTGCGTCCGCATGGTCAGGCCAGGCGGGACTTTTGAGATGTGGGACTCTGATCATCTCATCCGAAGTTTGCGACCTCACGTCCCCACGTCCACAGTCTCagctgaagatgccgagcagcaggcagccgccgccagcctcggcgCCTAT CCCTCCCCCCTGAGCGAATTCCGCTGGGAGAAGGAGGGTATTGGCGGTGTCATCACCACCGACTCAAAGACCGAGTCCAAGGGCAAGGAACCGCCGTCAACGCCGAGAGCGGACAAGAAGACGTTGACGGCGGGGCAGATTGCCCTGCGGCAGACGGCCCTGCTGACCCAGGTGCAGGAGATTCAGGCTCTCGAGCCCATCCTGCGAGAGGTCAGCGGCAAGAGCCAGGACGAGTGGGACATGTGGCtggggaagatgatgagcgACCTGATGGACGACAACAGGACGTCGTTGAGCGAGTGTCTCGAGTTTGGGGCCTGGTatgcgaagaagaagaag AGCTTCGATTTCTATATGCTCCTCGTCAATATGATTTCTTAA